A region of Triplophysa dalaica isolate WHDGS20190420 chromosome 18, ASM1584641v1, whole genome shotgun sequence DNA encodes the following proteins:
- the bcap31 gene encoding B-cell receptor-associated protein 31, producing MSLQWTAVATFLYAEVFAVLLLCVPFISPKRWSKIFKSRLVAVITTYGNTAFIVIICILVFLLIDAFREVRKYSVTEKVDLSNNPVAVEHIHMKLFRAQRNEYIAGFALLLCLLLRRLATLLSQQATLMASNEAFKKQAEGANDAARKYMDENETLQEKLREAGVEVPEVGGKAKTNAEEEKKKLAVEVRQLKDELEATKKAHQKADSDVKAMKKQAENLTTEYDRLLEEHARLQAKYEAEQDKKSD from the exons ATGAGTCTTCAGTGGACGGCCGTGGCTACATTTCTTTATGCAGAAGTATTTGCTGTATTACTGCTGTGTGTCCCATTCATATCCCCTAAAAG ATGGAGTAAAATTTTCAAATCCCGGCTTGTCGCTGTCATTACGACGTATGGAAACACAGCCTTCATTGTGATCATTTGTATCCTCGTCTTTCTACTCATAG ATGCCTTTAGAGAAGTAAGAAAGTACAGCGTGACCGAGAAGGTTGACCTGAGCAACAACCCTGTGGCAGTCGAGCACATCCACATGAAGCTGTTCAGAGCTCaaaggaatgaatacattgCCGGTTTTGCTCTGCTGCTCTGTCT GCTGTTGAGACGTTTGGCTACTCTGTTGTCCCAGCAGGCCACACTGATGGCCTCTAATGAAGCTTTTAAGAAGCAGGCGGAGGGAGCCAATGACGCCGCAAGGAAATACATGGATGAAAATGAGACGCTGCAGGAG AAATTGCGGGAGGCAGGCGTGGAGGTGCCGGAGGTGGGCGGAAAGGCCAAGACCAATGCAGAGGAGGAGAAGAAGAAACTTGCTGTAGAGGTCCGACAGTTGAAGGATGAACTCGAGGCAACTAAGAAAG CACATCAGAAGGCCGACAGTGACGTGAAGGCCATGAAGAAACAAGCGGAGAACCTCACGACAGAATATGACCGTCTGTTGGAGGAACACGCCAGACTGCAG GCCAAATACGAAGCCGAGCAGGATAAAAAATCGGACTAA
- the pim2 gene encoding serine/threonine-protein kinase pim-2: protein MLDKRIVDLRLNQLEDPKAKTAKEPFEKQYKCGALLGSGGFGSVFSGQRISDGQQVAIKQISRDRVQQWARLPGEVNMVPIEIALLLSLGGGTLVPGHRGIIRMLDWFEVQGQGYLIVFEKPQPCQDLFDFITERGELEEPVAQSFLKQVIEALQFCHSKGIVHRDIKDENILVDTRTGDIKIIDFGSGAILKDKIYTDFEGTRVYSPPEWIIHQRYNARPLTVWSLGVLLFDMVCGDIPFERDADIIQATPSFTKRISKECQSLIRWCLAYRAEDRPTLEQILKHPWMMENSEDIVDLQEKSNIKPSL from the exons atgttgGACAAACGCATTGTGGATCTGCGCTTGAATCAGCTGGAAGACCCGAAAGCAAAAACTG cAAAAGAGCCCTTTGAGAAGCAGTATAAGTGTGGAGCGCTTTTGGGGAGCGGCGGGTTCGGCTCCGTGTTCTCCGGGCAGCGCATTTCAGACGGCCAACAG GTCGCTATTAAACAAATATCCCGTGACAGAGTTCAACAATGGGCAAGACTG CCTGGTGAAGTAAACATGGTCCCGATTGAGATCgctcttctcttgtctcttggAGGAGGGACCTTGGTACCCGGTCACCGGGGTATCATCAGGATGTTGGACTGGTTTGAGGTGCAGGGTCAAGGTTACCTTATTGTGTTTGAAAAACCCCAACCCTGCCAGGATCTTTTTGACTTCATCACAGAACGTGGAGAACTGGAGGAGCCTGTTGCACAGAG cttCCTTAAGCAGGTTATTGAAGCCTTGCAGTTCTGCCACTCCAAGGGAATTGTGCACAGGGACATCAAAGATGAGAACATCCTAGTTGACACTCGTACCGGTGACATCAAAATCATCGACTTTGGATCCGGCGCTATACTGAAGGACAAAATTTACACTGATTTTGAAG gAACCAGAGTTTACAGCCCTCCTGAGTGGATCATTCACCAACGTTACAACGCCCGTCCGCTCACTGTGTGGTCGCTGGGCGTGCTTCTATTTGACATGGTGTGTGGAGACATTCCCTTCGAGAGGGATGCAGACATCATACAGGCCACTCCAAGTTTTACTAAACGCATTTCCAAAG AATGCCAGTCTCTGATTCGCTGGTGCCTTGCATACAGGGCAGAGGATCGGCCAACTTTGGAGCAGATTTTGAAGCATCCTTGGATGATGGAGAATTCGGAAGACATTGTAGATTTGCAAGAGAAAAGCAATATTAAGCCAAGCCTTTGA
- the slc35a2 gene encoding UDP-galactose translocator produces the protein MAAGRESPDRSEDKTLSHRQNEVNRKLKYISLAILVIQNASLILSIRYVRTLPGDHFFTTSAVVMAEVLKVFTCLVIILIQQKGNLKNFAMLLYNSLFVQYLDTLKLAVPSLIYTLQNNLQYVAISNLPAATFQVTYQLKILTTALFSVLMLRKSLSKIQWISLVLLFAGVAIVQVDQESGKQKETLNSPNQNYVIGLVSVIISCLSSGFAGVYFEKILKGSSASVWIRNVQLGIFGILLGLLGLWWSNGTAIAEKGFLFGYTSLVWGVIFNQAFGGLLVAVVVKYADNILKGFATSFSIIVSTITSVYLFGFHVDLVFTLGAGLVIGAVYMYSLPKPNTVVSSISTTSSEHRKGGVSELEAFLPNPKFSGQKKGN, from the exons ATGGCAGCAGGTAGAGAAAGTCCAGACAGAAGTGAAGATAAAACATTATCTCACAGACAGAATGAGG TTAACAGGAAGTTGAAGTACATCAGTTTGGCGATTCTGGTGATTCAGAATGCATCGCTCATCCTCAGCATCCGTTACGTGCGGACATTGCCGGGAGATCATTTCTTTACCACGTCGGCTGTGGTCATGGCGGAAGTTCTCAAAGTGTTCACCTGTCTGGTTATAATTCTCATACAGCAGAAAG GTAATTTGAAGAACTTTGCAATGTTGCTGTACAACTCTTTATTCGTCCAGTATTTGGACACACTGAAGTTAGCAGTTCCATCCCTCATCTACACTTTACAGAACAATTTGCAATATGTGGCCATTTCCAATTTACCAGCAGCTACATTCCAG GTAACATATCAGCTGAAGATCTTGACCACGGCATTGTTTTCTGTGCTCATGCTGCGGAAGAGCCTGTCTAAGATCCAGTGGATCTCTCTGGTGTTGCTTTTCGCCGGAGTGGCCATCGTCCAGGTGGACCAGGAGAGTGGAAAACAGAAGGAGACATTGAACAGCCCCAACCAGAACTACGTCATAGGCCTGGTTTCAGTGATCATCTCCTGCTTATCTTCAGGATTTGCCGGTGTTTACTTCGAGAAGATCCTGAAGGGCAGCTCTGCCTCGGTATGGATAAGGAACGTGCAGCTCGGGATCTTCGGAATTCTTTTGGGTCTTTTGGGCCTGTGGTGGAGCAACGGAACTGCAATCGCTGAGAAAGGTTTCCTGTTCGGCTACACGTCTCTTGTGTGGGGCGTTATTTTTAACCAGGCCTTCGGCGGGCTCCTGGTGGCCGTAGTTGTAAAATACGCGGACAATATTCTCAAAGGCTTTGCCACCTCATTTTCCATCATTGTGTCCACTATCACGTCCGTCTACCTCTTCGGTTTCCATGTGGACTTGGTGTTTACGCTGGGTGCGGGATTGGTCATTGGAGCCGTCTACATGTACAGTCTCCCCAAACCGAACACCGTCGTTTCCAGCATTAGCACGacttcatcagaacacagaaaagGAGGCGTCTCGGAACTGGAAGCTTTTCTCCCAAA TCCCAAGTTTTCAGGACAGAAGAAAGGAAACTGA